The Corvus moneduloides isolate bCorMon1 chromosome 18, bCorMon1.pri, whole genome shotgun sequence genome window below encodes:
- the KREMEN1 gene encoding kremen protein 1, producing the protein MEPPALAAVLAFSGLALSCCREPVLSECYTANGADYRGTQNQTSQYAGKPCLFWNETFEHPYNTVKYPNGEGGLGEHNYCRNPDGDVSPWCYIAEHEDGIYWKYCEIPSCRMPGNLGCYKDHGEPPPLTGTSETSNKLTIQTCISSCRSQQFKFAGMESGYACFCGNNPDYWRYGEAASTECNSVCFGDHTQPCGGDGRVILFDTLIGACGGNYTSATAVIYSPDFPDTYGTGKVCYWTIQVPGASQIHFSFVLFEIKDATDMVELLDGYTYHVLARFNGKNRPPHTFNISLDFVILYFFSDDINQAQGFAIRYRAVKDNVHQNKIPVNHTLSERINEQANLSINAARSSKILYVITTSPSHPTSSMPEWTIYSLTALLILSVTAIIAKILLHITMRSHQIPAAAETEDCSDVTTAGEIWSIFYQPSTSISIFKKKLRNQQDDCNPLVGN; encoded by the exons ATGGAGCCTCCCGCCCTCGCCGCCGTCCTGGCCTTCTCCGGGCTGGCGCTGAGCTGCTGCCGCGAGCCCGTTCTCTCCG aATGCTATACAGCAAACGGGGCCGACTATCGTGGCACTCAGAACCAGACCTCCCAATATGCAGGGAAACCTTGTCTTTTTTGGAATGAGACCTTTGAGCATCCTTATAATACTGTGAAATATCCCAATGGGGAGGGAGGGCTTGGAGAGCATAACTACTGCAG aaaccCTGATGGGGATGTCAGCCCATGGTGCTATATTGCAGAACATGAAGATGGAATATATTGGAAATACTGTGAGATTCCATCCTGCCGAA TGCCAGGAAATCTGGGGTGTTACAAGGACCATGGAGAGCCACCACCTTTGACTGGCACCAGCGAGACCTCCAATAAACTGACGATCCAAACATGCATTAGCTCCTGCCGAAGCCAACAATTTAAG TTTGCAGGCATGGAATCAGGTTATGCTTGTTTTTGTGGAAATAATCCTGACTACTGGAGATACGGGGAGGCAGCCAGTACGGAATGCAACAGTGTTTGCTTTGGAGACCATACTCAGCCTTGCGGTGGGGATGGCAGAGTCATTCTTTTTGACA CCCTTATTGGTGCCTGTGGAGGGAATTACACTTCTGCTACAGCTGTGATCTATTCTCCAGATTTTCCTGACACATATGGCACAGGCAAAGTCTGTTATTGGACCATACAAGTTCCAGGAGCATCTCAAATTCACTTCAGCTTTGTCCTTTTTGAAATCAAAGATGCTACAGATATGGTGGAATTGCTGGATGGTTACACCTATCATGTTCTAGCTCGTTTTAATGGCAAGAATCGGCCTCCCCACACCTTTAACATCTCTTTGGATTTTGTCATTTTGTACTTTTTCTCAGATGACATCAATCAAGCCCAGGGATTTGCTATCAGATATAGAG CTGTGAAGGACAATGTGCATCAAAACAAGATCCCAGTGAATCACACCCTTTCAGAGAGGATAAATGAACAAGCAAATCTCAGCATCAATGCAGCCCGGTCATCAAAGATACTCTATGTCATCACAACCAGCCCAAGCCATCCAACTAGCTCCATGCCTG AGTGGACAATATATAGTCTGACAGCACTGCTCATCCTAAGTGTTACAGCCATAATAGCAAAGATACTTCTGCACATTACCATGAG GTCACATCAgattccagctgcagctgaaacagaAGACTGCAGTGATGTTACTACTGCTGGTGAGATCTGGAGTATATTTTACCAGCCATCCACATCCATATCCATCTTCAAGAAAAAGCTTCGAAATCAACAAGACGATTGCAACCCACTAGTGGGAAACTGA